The sequence gttttccttccaatgaacttcaTCTCTGATGGAGCTGCCGCAGCAGCTGTGCTGAAGGCAGAGGAATTTTGGCCCTGATACTGCCTGATCCAACTTCCTCAGTGTATGAACTGATAAGAGATTTTTAATTCTGGTGTCTAGACTAAGACAATAACCAAATGTCCTGCAGCAGATGAAGCTGATAAGAGCCTATGTTGGGGGGAAACGGGATGGCCCTCTCTGTGGTCACACTGTAGTGACCCTCGACCAAGGCAAAGGGACCTCTGGGGCTGCAGGGCTGAGCCTGGAGGCTTCTGACAGGGTGAGGGCATTGGCTGGGAGGCAGAGATGCTTGAGAAGGTCCAGTTAAGACTGACCTCGCTTTAGATGAACATTCCAGGGAGCCTGAGCTGGGGACAGGGCAACCCAACGTTATCAATTGGAACAGATACGGTTGTCCTGGGAACAAAGCGAAGTCTACATCCAAGAGGCTTAAAACCACAGAGATCTATTTCTCGCTCATACAGAGTCCATCCTAAGTGCAGCAAGACCTCAGGCTGGCTCAGGGTGGCCCCTGCATTTCCACCTGGGCAGAGAGCACCGGGAAAGGGGAGCGTCTGCCATTAAATGCTACCACCTGGTGGTCACAGCTGGCAAAGCCCAACTCAAGCAGGCAGTTCTGTGCAATGGTCCCATGTGATGTGGTCTGAGCACGGATGTCTGGCTGCCCATTCTGGGATGGGCAGTCAGAGATGCCTGGAAAGCCACCATGGCGACAGCCCTCACTTAGCTGAGCATCCCCCAAAGGCCACAGACCACCTGCCTCAGGCGATCATGTCACTTACTGAGATCTTGCTATCAGCCGGGTGCTCCCTGGGCACTAGGATGACTTTTAATCCCCACAACCATGCTGCAGGTGGGTACCAATATCCTCtccaattttacaaatgaggaaacaggatcAGGAAGGTTTCAGCAATTTGGTCAAGGCCACATGGCATGTCCATGCCAGAGTAAGTCTACGCACCCGAAGGTCTAGCCTTTGAAGAGAAGGATTCAAGAAGAGAGACAAGAGGAGGTTCATGAGAAGACGACCCTATAAAAAGTGAGGTTTTGAGTGGTGGATGGATGAAGAGGATATTTAAGACATTTTCTGTTACAGCAGTCCTGCCTTTATATCTTAGAGAGATTTCAGTAAAGATGTATGGCTTTTCagtgccttttttcttttatgattttttgcaattaaaaaaaaaactttctaactGACTGAACAGTGGAAAGCATGCTCTTCACATAGATCCACCAACTATTAACATCTTGCCACACCCAGgcctcctctctcttcctgctcctcctccatctctctgtctccGTGTTTCTCTTGCtcttcttcacacacacacacacacacacacacacacacacagctcaacGTTTTGCCAAACCATCCAACTACCATATTTCTCATGATACTTCAGCGTCCCAAACTCTTCAGCGTGCCTCTCCCAGGAGCAAAGACATTCTCCTACACAAACGCAAGCCCAAGATAATCAACATTCTTTGGGCAAATCACCCAACACAATGTCCACACTCACATTTCCTCTTCTGCCTCCCAAACGTGCTTTGTGGCTGCTTATTTTTCCCTATCCAGGATCCAGTGAAGCGTCACATACGACATTAGGCAGTGTATCTCCCCCACTCCATTCCTCATGACGTTACACCCTTTGAGGAATCCCAGCCAGATGTCCCGCGGAATGTCCCATGTGGTTCCCATGTCAACTTCAGGTCAAACGTTTCCATCAAGGTCTGAACCCACCATCAGCCCATCTCACCATGGCTGGGACCCGGCCTGAGGGCTCCTCTGTCATTAACAAGTCACCTTTGGAGTGACGCTTTAAGACTGTGAATATCCTGTTCTCCAACAACTCTCACCCCTGGCTCTTAGCATGCCTCCACGGTTCCTGCCTGCATTATTTACTGCATTGGAGGTTgcgggtgcatgctcagtcactcagcagtgtctgattctttgcaatcccatggactgtagtccaccaggctcccctgtccatggaattttctaggcaagaatactggagtgggttgccctatcctactccaagggatcttcctgacccaggaatcaaacccatgtgccctgcctctcctgcattggcagacagattctttaccactgagccaccgactTCCTAATTCTTAAGACAGAGTGGGCCTGGTTCTTTTGGATGTGGTACCACCTGAGCCTGTCCCAGGCCATCCGGTGCTTTCCAGGCCACAATGAACAGCAGGAGGAAGGAGGGtggtcaggctgctgctggggagAAGGCTGGCACCAGCCCCAACCCCATCCTCAACCGGCTGAGGGGCCCTGGGGTGGCCCTAGGACCAGCAGCATCTTTCCCCTGAGAGATTACTGGGCCTCTGAGTAGGAATCTATGTTCAAACAAGGTCCCTGGGGGATCTGTGTGCCTCTGGGTGTCTGCCAAATTCAATATTTCAGAGCTTCAGCCTTTTCAGgtgagactcagttcagttcagtccctcagtcatgtccgactctttgcgaccccatggactgcagcactccaggcttccctgtccatcaccagctcctggagcctactcaaattcatgtccatcgcatcagagatgccatccaaccatctcatcctctgtcgtccccttcttccgccttcaatctttcccagcgtcagggtcttttccaatgagtcagttcttcgcatgaggtggccaaagtattggagtttcagcgtcagtccttccaaagaatactagTGTTGCTCAAGTCTGGCTTTCTCAGAAAAacaaattcttatttttatatctgCCTGTGCAAGAagctgatgatggtgatgatgaaggtGATGGTGACCACGACtactgtatttccttttttttaacaacaaatatttgagcTCATCTCTAAGGAAGGGAAATGAGCTCCGATATTTAACCAAGACTTCTGAATGGCGTATTTATAATAATTAAGAAGATTGGAATTTgatggaggaaggagcctgggagGTATTAACCAGAAATTCCAACCGTTGGGTTGACTTGGGCAGTCCCAGGGCCACAGGGAGTTTCTCCCACAAGTCCCTCTTTACAGAAGGAGAATGGGAAATGCAGCggtttgggggttgggggggagggaggCGGCACAAGCGGACGGGGCAAAGCCTGCCATTGCCCTGAAATCTCCTCAGCCTCGTGCTTTATCTTCATGATGCGAGCCAAATCCTCCTTCTGTTCCATAGTATATCCATGTTTGTTTCAACATGCTAAAATGTGTTGAATTCTCATCAGACGAGAATATGCTTCCTACCCGAGTGACCCCATGGCCTTGCGCCCTCTCCTGGGTACAGCCCCAGGACCCAGTGGTTTGTGAAGGTGTGAAGCAAGCATCCTAAGGTGACCTGCACGCCTACCTGAGGGAGGACCCACCCGCAGCTgcaggagggagcagggaggCTCAGATGTGTCCAGAATCACCCCTGGGTGAGACATTGTTGCTCCATACAAGCCTCATCTGGTGCCCAGCGCTTTTGTCTACAAGGGTTTCACTTCCAACCACCAGCCCCGCCTCTGCTTTGGGTTTTATACACACCCCATGGCCCTGCTGGTCAGGGCTTATGGCCATCCCCATTCTACAGGTGGGAAAACTAAGGCCGGGAGGAGGCAAACAacagcttgcccaagttcacacagcacATCGGGGACAAACTCAAGACTGGAACCCAGGGTTCCCGTTCCCAGTTCAGAGCTGTCTCTCTCAAAAGACCAGAAGAAAGCCTGAGACTCCTTGTCCCCCGGGCTGTGTTTGTTTGCCAGTAAGTGGTTAAGGAGCCCTCTGTGGTCTCGAGGCTGGAGTTCACCCGCTGGACAGGTGGACACCGGCAATCTTCCCCTTCCTAGGACGGTGGAGCTGTCTCTCATGTCACTCAGGCCGCACAAGAAAGATACCCACAGGTTCCTTGCCAGTAGGAAAGGCTGGGCACCCCAATCCCAACCCTAGCTTGCATAGCGTGTCATAGTTCACAGAGTGACCTGGCTGACCTGAGGCAAGTCCCTGccccgggcctcagtttccctctccgGGAGACACACCAGAGTTCGGGTCCCATGGCTAATTACCTTTGGCttagaatacaaaaataaaggcCTGATTTCATTCTCAAACCAAACATTAAAATACTTGCCTCCGAGGCAGTTTTGTCTAGAGCCCAGCCTTCACTCCGGCACCCCTCATCCTCCCAGCCCCGCAGGCTCCTCCGGCAGTGGTCCAGAAGCAGCCCAGGCCCATCGGCTTCTACTCAGCATCCTCAGCCAGCCACTATGCCAAGGACTTGgcccctggcctccggggctgcAGAGGCGGCGGGTCCCAATTAAGAAAGAGACAGAGGCCCCTGACAGGGTGGCCTTTCCAGCTCCCACAGGGCCCTCTCGCCCTGCAGAAGCAGCCAGACCCAGGGGCCAGCTGGGCGGTCGCTGAGTGACCAGAGGGTCAGCCCCTGGGGAAGAGAAGGCACGAAGAGGCTTTGGGTGGTTTACTCAGACACAAACCCTGCAGGGtccaaggtgtgggcagggaggaCAAGAGCCGGAGGTGTGGCCCAGGCCCTGGGTGCCGGAGGGGAGGCAGAGGGGCATCTGGGGCTGGTGGTGGATGAGGCCACTGGCTTCAGCAGTAGACAGACCTGAATTCAAACTCCGCTTTGCAACCTCAGACATAGCCCAGTggcctttgtttccccatctgtcaaatgggtCAGTACTGTTACCAAGTCACACATTGTGAGACTTGAATGAGCCAAGATATGCAAAATTTCTCACACATCATAcaggccttcaccatctcccggagcttgcccaaactcacggccaatgagtcagtgatgccatccaacatctcatcctctgcggcccccttctcctcctgccctcattctttcccagcatcagggtcatttccagtgaaTAGGTTCTttgtgtccaaagtattggagcttcagcctcagtccttccagtgaacacccaggactgatctcctttaggatggactggttggatctccttgcagtccaggggactctcaagagtcttctccaacaccgcagctcaaaagcatcaattctgtagTTACTATTATTACTACTATCGCAGTGGTCTCCACTCATCCACGCTGCATATGTTCCAAGACCCAAGGTGGATGGTTGAAACCACGGATACTACCGAACTCTATATATACTATGTTTTCTCCtatgataaaatttaatttaatatagaAGAGAACAATAATGACAACACACAATAATAAAAGTTACATGAATGTGGTCTCtctcattcaaaatattttacaaattgaGCACCTTTTCCATCTTCACTAAGCACTTATCGTGTGCTACCGCCCTAATTGAACAGTTTGAGGTCCAAAAGCAAAGTAGCAAgaatttctttttgcttcttcacATTTTCACGGATTTGTTTTTGCCATAGATGTCAGCAACTTCAGCaagtacttatttttttcttaattaagttGAGAATTTTCACCGCTTCACTTACAGGAAGCAGGTTATGACTTCTCTTTGGCAGATCCAAATCCCTGGCATCATTGCTGTGGATCTTTGGTGCCATTTTTAagtaaactggggcttcccaggtggtgcagtggtaaagaatctgcctgccaatgcaagagacacagagactcgggttcaatcccaggatagggaagatccccaggggaaggaaatggcaacccactctagtattcatgcctggaaaattccacgaacagaggagtctggtgggctacagtccatgggctgcaaagagtcagacatgactgagtgactgagcgcacacacccATGTGAATTCTCATCCTGGGTGGGACTGAGAGGTATGGCGGGAGACTATTTCATCACACTACTTAGAACGGCGTGACTTAAAACTGAAGAATTGTCTATTTCTAGAACTTCCATTTAATAttgtgggcttagtcactcatttcagagaaggcaatggcaacccactccagtactttcacctggatggacagaggagtctggtaggctgcagtccatggggttgctaagagtcggacatgactgagtggcttaactttcacttttcactttcatgcattggagaaggaaatgcaacccactctggtgttcttgcctggagaatcccagggacgggggagcctggtgggctgccgtcctatggggtcacacagagtcggacacgactggagcgacttagcagcagcagcagcagtcactcatttgtgtcccactctttgcaacattatggactgtagcccaccaggcgcctctgtccatggggattctccaggcaagaatactggaatgggttgccatgtcctcctccatgggatctccccagtccagggatcaaactcagatctccctcACTGcaaatgtattctttaccatctgagccactccaTTTAATATTggggtggccaaaaagtttgtttgggttttcctgtaacatcttacagaatgatgttatggaaaaatcctAATGACCTTTCGGCCAGCCCAGTATTTTTGGACCACAGTTGACCACAGGTAACTGAAACTGTGGAAAGTGTAATGGTGGATAAGGAGGCTGGGGCGGGGGATGGGATCGACTATACTATTACTAACATTAATGCTGGAGAAAATGAAGAAGGTCCAGCTCACTATCTCACTTCCAATATATTGCTCCAAATGATATCAGCTTCTGGGTGTCCCTAGGCCACAACAAGGAGGACCAGAGCTGGAAGCCCCAGGGGGATGTGATGGGTCAAGCCAGACCCAGGACCCAGGACCCAGGGTCCTCTGATGTCCCACCAAGCAGCCACTGAGGCCTCGACACCCTCCCCCCCCAGGGGAAGTGGGGCCCACTGGCCCTGACCTTCCAGTTCTGAAACTTCAGATGTCCTCACTCTGCGGGGCAgactttaaaatctattttaaggATGATGGACAGTAGAGCAAGGCTTATGAGTCCCTCGAGACAGAGTGACCTGCCCTTGGAAGCAAAGAGAGTGACTTTCCAGCTGGAGAGAGGCCACCAGGTCAACCTGACTTAGGAGCTTCTTTTCAGACACACCAAGGACAGCTCCAGCATCCAGGCCAAGTATGGGGACTGCTTTATGTGAGACCCCACTCCCGGGACCTGGCCACTCAGGGAACGGGGCTGACTGCCCTAAGTCACAGCTTCATTCTTTCCCTGCTGGTTCATGGATGGGTGCGTGAATATTTGCAGGGGACTTACTTTGTGCCGGGCCCTAGGCTGAGTCTGGGGACACAAAGGGTGCACAGACGTGGTCCCCCTGCTCCCCCATCGGGACACAGGaaatacacacatgcacgtgAAAGAATTACAGCTGAGGACTGTGTAGAAAGCAAACCAgagatgtgactgagaaaaacTGGGGGATGACTGTTGCCCCCAGGATGGTCAGAGAAGGATTCttcaaggaggagacagagggtaAGAAGGTACTAGGTAGAAAGAAGGGGCAGGGGCCAAGATGCTcccacttttctcctttgcacgGTCCTGTGACCTTGCAGCTCTTCTCACTAAAGAGGCACAGTCTATTTCCCCATCTTGAATCTGGGCTTGGCCATGGACTTGCTGTGGCAATAGCTTTCAGGACCTACACTGAGGCTTGAAAACATGCTTGCCAGAGTCTACCTTCCCCTGGACTCCTGCCTTCACCCCCAGCAAGCCTGCTGGAGAGGTGGGGAAGAGACACATGGATGAGAGTCAACTTGTCTCAGCCTTTGTAGCCAAGGCCAGGCTAGACCAGTCACCAGCCCTCGAATCACCTTCACGTAAGGGAACCCAGCCAAGGTCAGCAGGGCCACTACCCAACCCACCGCTGACCGGAGATGCATGAGAGGCCCCAACCAAGATCAACCAAGCCCTAACCAGGCCAGCAGAGCAATTTGGCGGTCTCACTGCCTCCTAAGaaaacagatgattttttttttaatcaagaactcagttttttatttcatcatttcttGCATTTGAAGTACTCCTCGATGACATCCTTGGCCTGAGATTCTTTGCCATAGTCCTTAACCACCGCACAACTGCAACCAACCACTTTACGGGGCTTTCCCTCTCTGTCAGTTTTACAAAGGCCTACCCATTCCCCTAGTTTCTTGTTGTCATCAACCTTAATGAGGTTGATTTGATGCTCAGCACAAAGGGCTTCCACCGACTTGACATACACAGGCTCATCACAGTTTGATGCAAGTACACATAGATGGACTTGGCGCTTGTCTAAAGTTTTGGCAGCTTCGTGAATTCCACGTGCTAAGCCATCGAGGATGAGGGCGGTCTTCAGCACCTGTTGCAAAGCAGTATTAACATTCATTACACCTCCAACAGCAATGCCTTCCTCGGCCATGGTGGTGGGTTATCGGTGGAGCCAAATCTTGAATGCACCCGAGCCTCCACCTCCGCGCGGCTCCTGGGCGGCACGGAAAGAGggctgattatttttttaagtcactagGTTTAGGGATGGTTCGTTACCTGGCAACAGTTAACTGATACAGGGGGAGAGCATTCCAGGCCACAGGAATAGTATCTACAAAGGCTCAGAGGCGAGGAAAGAGCTTCCTGAGTTgagaggaaacaaacaaaaaaagccagaACACCTGAAAAGTGATAAAAGGACCAGgtaggagagagaaaatgagatccAGGAGGTGGGTGGGAGCCAGATGGTGCACAGCCTTAATAGGGGCTGGGATATTTTCCTAAGTAGAAAGGGGACCCAGTGGAAAGTTGTAAGAACGTGGTGGAGCAGGATCAGAGCAGTGCAGGCATGTGATGGATTTACTCTCAAAACTTCCCTCTGGCCGTCCTGGAGGAAATGAATCAGAAGGAGCAACAGGAAGTTAAGAGGCCACTGGTAGGTTTCTTCCCTTTGCAGAGTAAGGGCTGGTCACAAAACCTTAGAAAGTAGGcatgtggggaaactgaagcctaGCAAAGGGGCTGAAATGAGTGGGATGCAGCTTAAGAAGTGCTTGAGGGGAAATGCATAGCTTCAAAGGTTTCTATTAGAAACAAGATAGGTTTCAAATCAATTATCTTAGCTTCTACTTGATGAAGCTTGAAAAAGGGGCAAATTCGAAGGACTTAGACTACCTGATTTCAAACCTATGATAACACAGTAGTAATTAAGGCAGGGTGCTACTGGCAAAACTACTGATATAAcgatcaatggaagagaatagagagTTCCCAAAACAGACCGAAACATACATGGTCAGTTGATTTTGACAAAAGTGCAAGATAACTCAAGAAggaatcaatataaaaaaataaaagaatttgacATTTACCTTGTGCCATATACAAAAAACTGATGTGAAATAGATCATAGACTGAGGCATAAAAGctcaaattataaaatttctagaagaaaatatagaagaaattCTTTAAACCTTGGATTAGGCAAGAATTTCTTATAAAGGACACAAAATatagtaaatgtaaaaaaaatgtcttaattgAACTTGATCAAAATTTAAACTTCTGCTCTTTAAAGACATTGTTGAGTAATAAAAGTTTAGCCaccaactgggagaaaatattcatgaaaCAATGTTCTGACAAAGAACTTGTAtctggaatatataaagaactctttcaAATTAATACTAAAAAgataaaccattttttaaaatatatttgaacagacacttcaccaaagaagatgcaCAAATAACCAATAAGCACATAAGATGCTTGACGTCATTTGTCTTTAGAGAAATGTAAGTACAAATGACAAAGAGATGTTAGTACACGctcaccagaatggctaaaattaaaattactgaCAATATACCAAGTGCTGACAAAGATATAGAGCAACTGGAATTCTCATGTATTGCTGGTAAGGATATAAAATGATTCTTTGAAAACAGGTTGACAGCTGCTTATACAGTTACGCATGCATTTACCACatcacccagcaattccactctgcaGTGTTTatcttagagaaataaaaacaaatgtcctCATAAAGACTTGCACATGGATATTCATAGTAACTTCATCTGGAATACCCCCAAATTGGAAATAATCCAAGTGTCAATCAACTGATGACTGAATAAGCAAactggtacatccatacaatagAACATTGATCCACAGCCAAAAGAAGTGAACTACTCATATACACATacggatgaatctcaaaaatgttACCCTGAATGAAAGCCA comes from Dama dama isolate Ldn47 chromosome 16, ASM3311817v1, whole genome shotgun sequence and encodes:
- the LOC133071373 gene encoding small ribosomal subunit protein eS12-like, with the protein product MAEEGIAVGGVMNVNTALQQVLKTALILDGLARGIHEAAKTLDKRQVHLCVLASNCDEPVYVKSVEALCAEHQINLIKVDDNKKLGEWVGLCKTDREGKPRKVVGCSCAVVKDYGKESQAKDVIEEYFKCKK